A region of Mauremys reevesii isolate NIE-2019 unplaced genomic scaffold, ASM1616193v1 Contig16, whole genome shotgun sequence DNA encodes the following proteins:
- the LOC120393190 gene encoding 72 kDa type IV collagenase-like, producing the protein MGRPWCATTPNYDKDRLWRFCLSKAYGGNSNGQRCVFPFVYKSRRYHSCSNPGSKKGNFWCATTQNYNQDKLWSYCPDIILGGNAVGKSCVFPFVYNNRVYCTCTSDGESSGKLWCSTTRNYDVDKKWTYCSKRDYDKPCVFPFIYKNFKFLTCTNLAEASGKFWCSTTDNYDRDRRWTYCPT; encoded by the exons ATGGGAAGGCCCTGGTGTGCTACCACTCCCAACTACGACAAAGACCGTCTCTGGCGCTTCTGCTTGAGCAAGG CCTATGGGGGGAACTCAAATGGTCAGCGCtgtgtatttccttttgtttacaAATCCCGGCGATATCACAGCTGCAGCAACCCTGGAAGCAAGAAAGGAAATTTCTGGTGCGCTACAACCCAGAACTACAACCAGGATAAGCTGTGGAGCTATTGTCCAGATATCA TCCTGGGTGGGAACGCAGTAGGAAAGAGCTGTGTGTTCCCCTTCGTCTATAATAATCGAGTGTACTGCACCTGCACCAGCGACGGGGAGAGCTCGGGAAAACTGTGGTGCAGCACCACCAGGAATTATGACGTGGACAAGAAGTGGACTTACTGCTCCAAGCGAG ACTACGACAAGCCCTGTGTCTTCCCCTTCATCTACAAGAATTTTAAATTCCTCACCTGCACTAACCTGGCAGAGGCCAGCGGGAAGTTCTGGTGTTCTACCACAGACAACTACGACCGGGACCGTCGGTGGACCTACTGCCCTACCTGA